The nucleotide sequence TCTGGCTTGTCTCGTGATTCAAGTGCAGCACTAATTAGTGCCaaccttaaaataatttaaaaaacaaagttcagttaacatgcattgtgatgatatttcattgatacaCTCACTTTACAAATGAGTGAGTTTAAATGAGTTAAAAGATATAGCGAATTTAAAAAATTGGTTTAAGTGAaaattcccccaaaaatgaaaattctgtcatcattttatttttttcaaaatatcttcttggaacgatttgtattgtacaacgtgtggcttatacaaaataaataaaggtgacctgactacacagggcactgtaattttaagTGTTGCTTTTACTTACAGGTTGAATGTCAATGAAGGACCACTTCATTTCCGTGTATAATGTGCACACCATTTTCCATTTGAGTGGTATGGTGCAGATGGCAGGAAGGGTTTAAAGACAATTTCTGCACGAaggcctttaaatgacaaaagtacagagaaagcacaagttaaaattttttttaaaactggggATCTACTATCATTTGCACCAAGAGACAGACTAAACCAGTTTACACTGCCTCTAGAAAATTTGTGGCAATTTGTGAGTAAATTTGACCACCCTTTACCATGGACTTGTAGGGAGgaacaaaagtacactgtaaatgaaaggaagctttgtTGGACGGAATACGGCAATACACTTCATTCacctcatttgtcttttttcataattttcgGAAGTTATAGGTCTAAGAAAActtatgtatcattaatttaaatagtttaCTTACCTTGAAATGTTTCAATTAACAGGCAGAGGTTCTATTGTTGCAATTTTTCCTTCACAAAAGAGTCcattgtctaaaacataagtataaacacatttagtacaacacatttaaaaaacatgtcaattaatctagcttcataagagaaattgttgtaattatagggtattctaatagatgcataacaatattcaatatgaataaaccattaaaacacttttactgCACAATTAATGAGTGCTGGTGCACTAAGACGAATATGGCTCCCCTCTTCAAGGTTTGTTGTATGAGTAACGttaattttattatgtatatttgggGCACTGGAAGAGGGGATTGCCTCACGACTGTGTGCTTTTCTTTCGTCAGGGTTTTGaacttttataacagaaaattgtaggttcattcaaacgattctcgCGGAGTCTGCTGTCTGTCTCATGACTGATGTGTGTGAGGTGAGCTCAGAGCTCGCTCGAGCAGCTTCTTTCACTGGTCCGATCCGATAAATGGTCAGTGCGGTTTTTCTAGCTTAATTCTAATGATTTCGTCAAACTTTCACATTTCAccagacatttttattaactttatgtaATACTTGTCTAAAAAGTTTTGCAGCTAATCTTTGAATGTATTAATGCTGAGGAACTAACAGGAACATCATTCATTTACAATCAATCTGATTCTCTGGGGGAAACAAACGGACTAAAGGCAATCAAAACTTTTTGAacgtatgaaaaaaatataattaacgtATCAGACACATTTCTTAATGTTATAATAGTTATATACATAATACGATTATATTAACTGTTACTTACCTCATAATCATGCAGGCTGCTGCTGATGTCCATGCTGAGTCACTGACTGGACCGTTAAAATTTGAACGAAGTGAAGCGGGaaacatatttaacccaacagttgggttataactaaaaataacccaacgaTGAAATGAcccaacaaattttaagataacccaacacattgaccgATATGTGTAACCCAACgtttaggttaaaaaaaacaacccaacgttTTTTACTGTGCACCATTCATTTGTTCACtggctaattttatttgtatttttcaatatttcaagATGGTGCCACCGAGTTAGGACGCCATCCAGGTCGCTCCGCatagattgtgtttttatttattttttacttactttTGTTTTCTCTGTTAACTGAATGATTTAtgatcatttatgaacttggccgTGCCATCTTGGAATCAACATGCCATAGAGGGTTAAGAAAGGGTTTACATTCTCTGTTGTTCTTCCTGTAGATCAGTGTCATTTTGAAGGGTGGAGCTACTGGAAGAGTTCATTTACACTCAGTGCAGAGCTTCACTAAACCACTTCACTAAAAACGGACAGCTTTATGAAACATTAAAAACTCAAAAGTGTCAGCGGCGTTCTATCTCTTGTGGAACTTTGGAAAACAGCTGGAAAATGTTTGAGGcgtttattttcttctgtttgtGCTTGTGGAGTCTTACTGGTAAGTCTTTTATATGCCTTCATTTAGATTTAGTcaattagcagatgcttttatccaaagcgaattaaAAATGACGACAattgaagcaatcaaaatcaacaaaagagcatttGTGTTAATATCAACATTTCAAAATcaacatttatgtttatttgatcaattatCCATGTAACCTACGCAATGTTCTgatatattcattattttcatcattcattttgcatctaatatttatttaatagttttgtCAGACTAAAATACTCAAGTGGGCTAGCTACTTCTGTGTTTTCCCTCTCAGCATGAAAGGTTTAGGTTATAGTGAATTATTGGATTATCCATTAAAATAAgtgcaaggttaaaaaaaatattttgttctaaCAAATGATTAGTAGTTATAATCAATGTTCCCTCAAAATCTTCTCTATTGAAAAACTTTTCTGTATTGGATGGACATTTTGGTCACATTTTTAgaaaagataaattgtgttctttttagctttttattaatttaagaattaaaggaaaaaatatcacagattccatatatatatatatatatatatatatatatatatatatatatatatatatatatatatatatatatatatatatatatatatatatataaagcagcataacgattcaatactgataataaatcagcctTGCTCCatgggaataaattatatttaaataggaAACAGATACCATTCTGTACTCATCATCCGCTATTTCCAGCAATTAATCAAGCCACTCTTCTTTAAAACATGATgaaattttatttcttatatCATTGCGTTTGCATTGGCTCTAAATTTGAGCTTATTTTGTCAGCAACGGTTAAAATATTCAGTTTCTACAGTGACTCATTTGGCGCACATCATTCTCTTTCTATGAAACCTGTAAAATCCATTCACCGGTACTAACTACACtgttaaaatgttattgtaattttaccAGAAAACCCTACCGAACTAATTACCATGAATTTATAGCAAATAATATACAGGTAATGTactttaatgtactgtattttatattgttagcATACAatcctcaacaatggtgacaatcaacacaaaaaatgttttaaaaagttaacagtaACACTATGTGTAAACTCTTGTACATTTGGCACCTGAAACCCAACAGTGTTTCTGTTACACTAGTTGTTTAAACTACTTTTATGCAGTTGTTTGGCTGTTATTTGAACAGATGTATTGATCttctttttctactttttttggtttaaaaaaacaacaactgattgCAGGAAAAGAAACAACTGAACGAAAGTTGAGGGCTAAGAGCCcagctgaagcaaacactgatctccatgatagtgaacaatattaaattaaataagacaTTGACATCTTCTTTCTTTATACACACTTCTGTAGAAGTGAGACAGAAATAAAGTTAATCTGATTAGTAATAATTTAAGCTGGTAATGCTTTATGTtcagttgtttaatcagatcttgagagatttaaagtATTTTATCTTCAGTttatctaaggctgtggctgaagaaaGCTGTAGTTtgagtacttatttttttttctttcagtgcttGTTTACAGCAGGTGTTTTAGTGATTGAAATAATGTTTTAGGAACATCATactaacatttaaataacattctacCAACATTAATGAAACTGGGTCTTTTTATGTTCTTGGAATAATACAAATCAAGGTTCCTAAATGTTGaactttaaatcaaaattaagtttaaaCAACATTTGAGGAACATCATACCTTTTGAAAACCTTCCTATATTTATTGTTGCAAAAGAAACAACTCAAGAAAATCTAGTGGTTTACCCGAGCGTTGAAATTAATTTGCTTTCGCAAATTACTTTCCCAGCTCATTTATGCGTGTGCACGGCACATTGTTTCTTCTGCACGGCTGCAGTGGAAGAAGTGTGTGGGCACACAAGCACGAAGCTTAGAGGGAACATTAGTTATAATTATAACAGTATAATTAATTTCACAAATAGCAATAGGCCTACTAAAACCCTGTTTCTGACTTAATGTTTCTGTGCtcatcaggtgtgtttggtgatgaTGCACTGACTCCAGTGTCAGTGAtagagggagattctgtcactctaaaCACTGATAGTACTGATATACAGATAAATGATGTGATTGAGTGGAGGTTTGGACCTGAAGGCATTCTCATAGCTAAAACCAGCAAACAGAACAATATGAATatgtttcataataataatactgatgggagattcagaggcAGATTGAAGCTGGATCAGAccggatctctgatcatcacaaaaTCCAGAATCACAGACACTGGACTTTATAAAGTAGCCAGCAACAGCACAGAGACACCGCTCAACACATTCAatcttactgtctatggtgagttaAAACACTTTTCACACTCCAATTTTTACATTGTCCATCATCACAGAAGAGGATTTCTCTGAAACAATTGCCATATCTTAAATAGATATGTCACCCCAAAATTTAGtttctgtcagcatttactcCCTCTTTAtagttttctttcttctgctgaacactgaatatattttaaagaatgatattaaccaaacagttgctgctcCCCAgcagtcaatggctaccagcaactctTTATTTGCCCAAATAAAATAaccatattttttttcctcagctCATCTGCCGATCCCTGTCATCACCATTTACTGTCCACaaaattcttcatcatcagtctCCAAATGTGTGCTGTTTTGCTTTGTGTTCAATGTGAGTCacgtgactctctcctggtacaaaggaaacagtttattgtccagcatcagtgagtCTGATCTCAGCAACAGTGTCGCTcttcctctggaggtggaatatcaggatataaacagctacagctgtgtgctccACAGTCTCACCAgtaaccagaccacacatctggacatcactcaacGTTTTCACACACGTACAGGTAcgctatatatatacatatacacaggtgctggtcatataattagaatatcatcaaacagTTGATTTATctcactaattccattcagaaagtgaaacttgtatattatattcattcattacacacagactgatgtatttcaaatgtttatttcttttaattttgatgcttATAActaacaactaaggaaaatcccaaattcagtacctcagaaaattagaatattacttaagaccaatacaaagaaagtatttttagaaatcttggccaactgaaaagtatgagcatgaaaagtatgagcatgtatagcactcaatacttagttgtggctccttttgcctgaattactgcagcaatgcggcgaggcatggagtcgatcagtctgtggcactgctcaggtgttatgagagaccacccagacagcaacatagtgtcggcccagatccggcccacatctggcccgcatgaaatccatgcgggccagatgtgggccgaatctggaccaaaactgcttgctgtcagggcaggttgctctgatagtggccttaagctcttctgcattgtttggtctggcatatcgcatcttcctcttcacaataccccaaaGATTTTCTTTACAGGCCAGCAAACCCCATAGGTTTGCTCGCCAATTAAGAACAgagataccatggtccttaaagggatagttcacccaaaaaggaaaattatgtcattaataactcaccctcatgtcgttccaaacccgtaagaccaccgttcatcttcgaaacagtttaagatattttagatttagtccaagagctttctgtccctcccctccattgaaaatgtgtgtatggcagtgatgcgcgggtcaatgtctTAATAACCTGCACCTGACCAATGTTTTCAACTAACCTGCCTGTAACTAAgaccgcaaaaaaagaaaaaagaaaatattgtacacGACCAGCTTCCTgacctacatttttttaaagcagtaaatgctcatcgtagcatcattgggccatagacgtaggaactagacaaaaaataaataaataaaaaaaaataatatattctatttttgttcagaattataaaaaaaatattcattaggCTCATAATTTgtaatagtctagtctggctatgtctattttgatgtttctgttCAGCAGACAGTGAGGTTCGGGGTTGTTCTGATCAGAGCTCGTGAGCGGAATGCGCATTTCTGAATATTCCGCTCTGCTCACTCATTCTGTGGAGTTgctcgctcaacccagaatggcctgctggtttgAGACATttaattggtttgttttaactcagagggagtgtcggccacattaaaaaaaattaacagcataAGTcatttaatgcttattggagacgcaaactgtttcaaacgattcagttcgattcggtgaactggttcaagaagatccggttacatcgagtgatttgttcgcgaactgaatataaaaaactgctttgttttgaactctctcacaacagacacggaagagaagacaatgctgaataaagttatagtttttgttatttttggaccaaaatgtattttcgatgcttcaaaaaattctaactgaccctctgatgtcacatggattactttgaagatgtttttattacctttctagacatgggacaaaatttactttcatcagagaacataactttcgaccactcagcagcagtccagtcctttttaaagtgagacgcttctgacgctgtcttttgttcaagagtggcttgacacaaggaatgcgacagctgaaacccatgtctggcatgtgcgtagtggttcttgaagtgcggttatccctattgcttgtacacttttttctaccacatcttttccttcccttcgccaaTCTTTTAATgagcttggacacagagctctgtgaacagccagcatcTTTTGCAAtggccttttgtgtcttgccctccttgtgtcAATGGtagtcttttggacaactgtcaagtcagcagtcttccccatgattgtgtagcctacagaactagactgagaggcCATTTAAAGGCctgtgcaggtgttttgagttaattaactgattagagtgtggcaccaggtgtcttcaatattgaaccttttcacaatattcgaAATTTCTGAGATAttaaatttgggattttccttagatgtcagttataataatcaaaactaaaagaagtaaacatttgaaatatatcagtctgtgtgtaatgaatgaatataatatacaagattcacttttttaatggaatgagtgaaataaatcaactttttgatgat is from Carassius gibelio isolate Cgi1373 ecotype wild population from Czech Republic chromosome B22, carGib1.2-hapl.c, whole genome shotgun sequence and encodes:
- the LOC127988504 gene encoding uncharacterized protein LOC127988504 — encoded protein: MFEAFIFFCLCLWSLTGVFGDDALTPVSVIEGDSVTLNTDSTDIQINDVIEWRFGPEGILIAKTSKQNNMNMFHNNNTDGRFRGRLKLDQTGSLIITKSRITDTGLYKVASNSTETPLNTFNLTVYAHLPIPVITIYCPQNSSSSVSKCVLFCFVFNVSHVTLSWYKGNSLLSSISESDLSNSVALPLEVEYQDINSYSCVLHSLTSNQTTHLDITQRFHTRTDCIHCCGSTEAVIRLALSALVGVATVALLVYEFRSSLQQKRKQQTLLSNSDKSDTQEGGLIEQL